Proteins encoded within one genomic window of Candidatus Methylomirabilota bacterium:
- a CDS encoding ABC transporter substrate-binding protein has translation MDQRLEDLSGFRGVNRRAFLASLGLAGLAPSTARAQRARRPGKARVAVLGLTLGADFLANAFKQGLGDLGFLDGQNIAVELRHADGKPERLPEIAGQLVRSGPDVLFARGGGALSALQRATLTIPIVAVDLESDPVAQGFVRNLAQPGGNITGVFLDLPQLSGKQLQILKEVLPATSRVAVLGDPVVNGPQFQATDTAARSLSIQPQRLDVRASQDLEGAMDAASRAQAHAVLLLSSPLVFFRRAEIVALALKRRLPTVSMFVEFAEAGGLMTYGPSLRESFRRAGGFVGRILQGAKPADMPVERPATFELVVNRKTARALSLTVPASIMSRADRVVE, from the coding sequence GTGGATCAACGGCTGGAAGATCTGAGCGGCTTTCGAGGAGTGAACCGGCGCGCGTTCCTCGCCAGCCTGGGCCTCGCCGGCCTCGCGCCCTCGACGGCCCGCGCGCAGCGGGCGCGGCGCCCGGGGAAAGCTCGCGTGGCCGTACTCGGACTGACGCTTGGGGCGGACTTCCTGGCGAACGCGTTCAAGCAGGGCCTCGGCGACCTCGGCTTCCTCGATGGGCAGAACATCGCTGTCGAGCTCCGTCATGCGGACGGCAAACCCGAACGGCTGCCCGAAATTGCCGGGCAGCTCGTCCGTTCGGGCCCCGACGTGCTTTTCGCAAGAGGAGGCGGTGCGCTGTCGGCCCTGCAGCGGGCCACTCTCACAATTCCGATCGTGGCGGTAGACCTCGAGAGTGATCCGGTGGCCCAAGGCTTTGTCCGCAATCTCGCGCAGCCGGGTGGCAACATCACCGGGGTGTTCCTCGACCTGCCGCAATTGAGTGGCAAGCAGCTGCAGATTCTCAAGGAGGTGCTCCCGGCCACCTCGCGGGTGGCGGTGCTGGGCGACCCCGTGGTCAATGGCCCTCAGTTCCAGGCGACCGACACCGCCGCCCGAAGCCTATCCATTCAGCCCCAGCGGCTGGACGTGCGCGCCTCACAGGACCTCGAAGGCGCCATGGACGCGGCGAGTCGTGCCCAGGCTCACGCGGTTCTCCTGCTCTCCTCGCCGCTGGTGTTCTTCCGTCGCGCAGAGATTGTCGCGCTCGCGCTGAAGCGACGCCTGCCCACCGTCTCCATGTTCGTAGAATTCGCGGAGGCGGGCGGTCTCATGACCTATGGGCCGAGCCTGCGGGAATCGTTTCGTCGGGCGGGCGGCTTCGTGGGGCGCATCCTGCAAGGCGCCAAGCCGGCTGACATGCCGGTAGAGCGGCCCGCCACCTTCGAGCTGGTGGTCAACCGGAAGACCGCCCGGGCCCTCAGCCTGACCGTGCCGGCTTCGATCATGAGCCGCGCGGACCGCGTCGTCGAATAA
- a CDS encoding branched-chain amino acid ABC transporter permease gives MTTGVVSIVMSGVFHAAILFLVAAGLQVVFGVQRIFNLACGSFYALGAYVGVSAVSAFIQAGGPPPLFLVPLAAAGLLVGAVGWVVERGLLRFVYGRDETFQLLLTFALVLMLEDAIRLTWGTAPQSTAGLYLAYGQVRIAGAPVPVYNLIVIGASLAIALGIGWLLTRTAFGRIIRAAADNREMAEALGVNMGRVYAKVFTLGTALGTLGGALVIPATAAMSEMGIELIVEAFAVVVIGGLGSMRGAFVGALVVGLLRAAAISLYPELEMIAIYLIVIAVLALRPRGLFGAAAA, from the coding sequence GTGACGACCGGCGTCGTCAGCATCGTGATGAGCGGCGTGTTCCACGCCGCCATCCTGTTTCTCGTCGCCGCCGGGCTGCAGGTGGTGTTCGGCGTCCAGCGCATCTTCAACCTCGCCTGCGGGTCCTTTTACGCGCTGGGCGCGTATGTCGGGGTGTCGGCGGTGAGCGCGTTCATCCAGGCGGGCGGCCCGCCGCCGCTGTTCCTGGTGCCCCTGGCCGCCGCCGGCCTCCTCGTGGGCGCGGTGGGCTGGGTGGTGGAGCGCGGGCTGCTGCGCTTCGTCTACGGCCGCGACGAGACGTTCCAGCTCCTGCTGACGTTCGCACTCGTGCTCATGCTCGAGGACGCGATCCGTCTGACCTGGGGCACCGCGCCCCAGTCCACCGCTGGCCTCTACCTCGCCTACGGCCAGGTGCGCATCGCCGGCGCCCCCGTGCCCGTCTACAACCTGATCGTCATCGGCGCGAGCCTCGCCATCGCCCTCGGCATCGGCTGGCTGCTCACGCGCACCGCGTTCGGCCGCATCATCCGCGCCGCCGCCGACAACCGGGAGATGGCGGAGGCGCTCGGCGTGAACATGGGACGCGTCTACGCCAAGGTGTTCACCCTCGGCACCGCGCTGGGCACGCTCGGCGGCGCGCTCGTGATCCCCGCCACCGCCGCCATGAGCGAGATGGGCATCGAGCTCATCGTGGAGGCCTTCGCCGTGGTCGTGATCGGCGGCCTCGGCAGCATGCGCGGCGCCTTCGTGGGCGCGCTGGTCGTCGGGCTCCTACGCGCGGCGGCCATCTCCCTCTACCCCGAGCTCGAGATGATCGCGATCTACCTCATCGTGATCGCGGTGCTCGCCCTCCGGCCGCGGGGACTATTCGGAGCGGCCGCGGCATGA
- a CDS encoding branched-chain amino acid ABC transporter permease, with the protein MTGRLLLAAAAAALLAAPLAVPTYQVLLLLPFMAYGVVLLGLNLLFGYTGLVSFGHALFIGVGAYASAVLTSQLGIRHLEIILAVAAVAGGLVAAVIGLVCVRYVKIYFGMLTLAFGMVFYTFLVKFYRLTGGDEGMRVLRPLLLGHDFAGLGKTAYLAGPYYYYSLALLALAALAMWRIIGSPFGLCLRTIRDNPLKAEALGIGVTRYRWYAFVISGVYGAVGGALLGPPTGNVDPTLAYWTQSGNVVFMTLLGGFSHFWGPVLGAFAFIYLQDFVMSVVPYWRLVFGAILAFLVIVAPGGLMGLFSRWTGSTGETVEARR; encoded by the coding sequence ATGACGGGGCGCCTCCTGCTCGCCGCCGCCGCGGCCGCGCTGCTGGCGGCGCCGCTCGCGGTCCCCACCTATCAGGTGCTGCTGCTGCTTCCCTTCATGGCCTACGGAGTCGTGCTGCTGGGATTGAACCTCCTGTTCGGCTACACCGGCCTGGTCTCGTTCGGCCACGCCCTCTTCATCGGCGTCGGCGCGTACGCGAGCGCCGTCCTCACGAGCCAGCTCGGCATCCGCCACCTGGAGATCATCCTCGCCGTCGCGGCAGTGGCCGGCGGCCTCGTCGCCGCCGTGATCGGCCTCGTCTGCGTCCGCTACGTGAAGATCTACTTCGGCATGCTCACGCTGGCGTTCGGGATGGTGTTCTACACGTTCCTCGTCAAGTTCTATCGCCTCACCGGCGGCGACGAGGGCATGCGCGTGCTCCGCCCCCTGCTCCTCGGCCACGACTTCGCCGGCCTCGGGAAGACCGCGTACCTCGCGGGGCCCTACTACTACTACTCGCTGGCCCTCCTGGCGCTCGCCGCTTTGGCCATGTGGCGCATCATCGGGTCGCCCTTCGGGCTCTGCCTGCGCACCATCCGGGACAACCCCCTCAAGGCAGAGGCCCTCGGCATCGGGGTGACACGCTATCGCTGGTACGCGTTCGTCATCTCCGGTGTCTACGGGGCGGTCGGGGGCGCGCTGCTGGGCCCCCCCACCGGCAACGTCGATCCGACGCTCGCCTACTGGACGCAATCCGGCAACGTGGTGTTCATGACGCTGCTGGGCGGCTTCAGCCACTTCTGGGGCCCGGTGCTCGGCGCCTTCGCGTTCATCTATCTCCAGGATTTCGTCATGTCCGTGGTGCCGTACTGGCGTCTCGTGTTCGGCGCGATTCTCGCCTTCCTCGTGATCGTGGCCCCGGGCGGGCTCATGGGGCTCTTCTCGCGGTGGACGGGCTCCACTGGCGAGACGGTGGAGGCGCGCCGGTGA
- a CDS encoding ABC transporter ATP-binding protein: MILEARGLAKSYGAFRALDDVSFAVAAGEFVSIIGPNGAGKSTLINLLTGVLAPSAGSVRFKERDVTRIGSVGLARLGMARSFQLVQIFPELTVLETLQAAVVSRLRRGTRLWTSLSRDRAVQQDAAEVAELFRLKDKRHALARTLPQGDKKLLDVASAFALRPEIILLDEPTSGVSTADKHVIMEILVAAARRIGLQAIIQVEHDMDIVFGYSHRIIALHQGRVLADATPQAIRENATVVDTMIGRRHTS, from the coding sequence GTGATCCTCGAGGCGCGCGGCCTCGCCAAGAGCTACGGCGCGTTTCGCGCGCTGGACGACGTGAGCTTCGCAGTGGCGGCTGGCGAGTTCGTGTCGATCATCGGGCCCAACGGCGCCGGCAAGTCCACGCTGATCAACCTCCTCACGGGCGTTCTCGCGCCCAGCGCGGGCAGCGTGCGCTTCAAGGAGCGCGACGTCACACGCATCGGCTCGGTGGGGCTGGCGAGGCTCGGCATGGCCCGCTCCTTCCAGCTCGTGCAGATCTTCCCCGAGCTGACGGTCCTGGAGACCTTGCAGGCGGCCGTCGTCTCGCGCCTCCGCCGCGGCACGCGACTCTGGACGAGCCTGTCGCGCGACCGCGCCGTGCAGCAGGACGCCGCCGAAGTGGCCGAGCTGTTTCGTTTGAAGGACAAGCGCCACGCCCTCGCGCGCACCCTGCCCCAGGGCGACAAGAAGCTGCTCGACGTGGCCTCCGCCTTCGCGCTGCGTCCGGAGATCATCCTGCTGGACGAGCCGACGAGCGGCGTCAGCACCGCGGACAAGCACGTGATCATGGAGATCCTGGTGGCCGCCGCCCGGCGCATCGGGCTCCAGGCCATCATCCAGGTCGAGCACGACATGGACATCGTGTTCGGCTACTCGCACCGGATCATCGCGCTGCACCAAGGGCGCGTGCTCGCCGACGCCACGCCGCAGGCCATCCGGGAGAACGCGACGGTGGTGGACACCATGATCGGCCGGCGCCACACCTCATGA
- a CDS encoding ATP-binding cassette domain-containing protein, whose product MTTLAVRDLDVFIQSSHILRRVTLEVGPHEVVCLVGRNGAGKSTLLRTVMGYLAPRAGSISFKGAEVGGRPTHEIAKAGIGFAPEDSGIFADLTVAENIEIATWTRPGGRPARERIEAAHTVFPVLRSYAARKGPALSGGERKMLSIARALALDPELLLLDEPFEGLSPAIIPAVADGIAAITGRGHAILLAESNIHHVPVFAARLYVIERGEIIFAGAPADVRRDAAVMRVIGGAA is encoded by the coding sequence ATGACGACGCTCGCCGTTCGCGACCTCGACGTCTTCATCCAGTCGAGCCACATCCTCCGCCGCGTGACGCTGGAGGTCGGCCCGCACGAGGTCGTCTGCCTGGTCGGGCGGAACGGCGCGGGCAAGTCCACCCTGCTCCGCACCGTGATGGGCTATCTCGCTCCGCGCGCGGGGAGCATCTCGTTCAAGGGCGCCGAGGTTGGCGGCCGCCCCACCCACGAGATCGCCAAGGCCGGCATCGGATTCGCGCCTGAGGATAGTGGGATCTTCGCGGACCTCACGGTCGCGGAGAACATCGAGATCGCGACCTGGACGCGCCCCGGCGGCCGTCCGGCCCGTGAGCGGATCGAGGCCGCCCACACGGTGTTCCCCGTGCTGCGCAGCTACGCCGCACGGAAGGGCCCAGCGCTCAGCGGCGGCGAGCGGAAGATGCTCTCGATCGCCCGGGCGCTGGCGCTGGATCCCGAGCTCTTGCTGCTGGACGAGCCCTTCGAGGGCCTCTCGCCCGCCATCATCCCGGCGGTGGCCGACGGCATCGCCGCCATCACGGGGCGCGGCCATGCCATTCTGCTCGCCGAGTCCAACATCCACCACGTGCCGGTGTTCGCCGCGCGCCTCTACGTCATCGAGCGCGGCGAGATCATCTTCGCGGGCGCGCCTGCCGACGTTCGGCGAGACGCCGCGGTGATGCGCGTGATCGGAGGCGCGGCGTAG
- a CDS encoding alpha/beta hydrolase, which yields MADFEPIVGRYLRLTLGGRPHRVYFEEAGQGIPLVCLHTAGADNRQYRHLLNDAAITGDFRVLAFDMPWHGKSLPPAGWQDEEYRLTTAGYIEMILAFCDAMGLERPVLLGCSIGGKIVLELARLHPDRFRALIGVESAAYQPPWYDDTGFLHRPDLHGGEVAGALMSGLIAPQSPSETRWDTLWGYMQGGPGVFKGDLWFYRVDGDFRDRVGEIDAARCPLYLLTGEYDFSCTPDDTRATVEKIPGAKFTVMREIGHFPMSENPAQFRKYLAPVLDEIRALGR from the coding sequence ATGGCCGACTTCGAGCCCATCGTCGGGCGGTATCTGCGGCTGACCCTGGGCGGCCGGCCCCATCGTGTCTACTTCGAGGAGGCGGGGCAGGGCATCCCGCTCGTATGCCTGCACACCGCGGGCGCCGACAACCGCCAGTATCGCCACCTGCTGAACGACGCCGCCATCACGGGCGATTTCCGCGTGCTCGCCTTCGACATGCCCTGGCACGGGAAGTCCCTGCCGCCGGCGGGCTGGCAGGACGAGGAGTATCGGCTCACCACGGCGGGCTACATCGAGATGATCCTGGCGTTCTGCGACGCCATGGGTCTCGAGCGCCCGGTGCTGCTCGGCTGTTCCATCGGCGGAAAGATCGTGCTGGAGCTGGCGCGCCTCCATCCCGACCGCTTCCGCGCCCTCATCGGCGTGGAGTCCGCCGCCTATCAGCCGCCCTGGTACGACGACACCGGCTTCCTCCATCGCCCCGATCTCCACGGCGGCGAGGTGGCGGGCGCGCTCATGTCCGGGCTGATTGCGCCGCAGAGCCCGTCCGAGACGCGCTGGGACACGCTCTGGGGCTACATGCAGGGCGGGCCGGGGGTGTTCAAGGGCGATCTCTGGTTCTACCGGGTCGACGGCGACTTCCGCGACCGCGTCGGCGAGATCGACGCCGCCCGTTGCCCGCTCTATCTCCTCACGGGCGAGTACGACTTCTCCTGCACGCCCGACGACACGCGCGCCACCGTGGAGAAGATCCCGGGCGCGAAGTTCACGGTGATGCGCGAGATCGGCCACTTCCCGATGAGCGAGAATCCCGCCCAGTTCCGGAAGTACCTGGCACCGGTCCTGGACGAGATCCGCGCCCTCGGGCGCTGA
- a CDS encoding methionine synthase, producing MAELPLIPSTVVGSHGKGGWWYTAVKAHEAGQFGPADLEEMFDDAADTAIRDMERAGLDIITDGEVRRLDGYVDSYYAIIKGIEPIEVRRKAGPWGYDQQTRYEAVGRIETPPGGLGIIKEFAYLKGHTTRRTKATCAGPLTFGSRIHPGKMYKGVVDVAERFAEVINEELKGLVAAGADFIQLDEPARGNVSGEEMARLYNMATEGVKAKLAFHVCFGNRFGRSRFDRSYRPYFPGLLKARADQFVLEFAGRELAELDVWKEFGAARELGAGVIDVKGFYTDSAEDVAKRIRRVLQVCPAEKLYVNPDCGFGWSPRYMCNQKIGALAAGAALARSELTGRRS from the coding sequence ATGGCAGAGCTGCCCCTGATTCCCTCCACCGTCGTCGGCTCCCATGGCAAGGGCGGCTGGTGGTACACCGCCGTCAAGGCCCACGAAGCGGGCCAGTTCGGCCCGGCCGACCTCGAGGAGATGTTCGACGACGCCGCCGACACCGCCATCCGTGACATGGAGCGGGCGGGCCTGGACATCATCACCGACGGCGAGGTGCGGAGGCTCGACGGCTACGTCGACTCCTACTACGCCATCATCAAGGGCATCGAGCCCATCGAGGTACGCCGCAAGGCCGGGCCCTGGGGCTACGACCAGCAGACGCGCTACGAGGCCGTCGGGCGCATCGAGACGCCGCCGGGCGGGCTCGGGATCATCAAGGAGTTCGCGTATCTCAAGGGCCACACCACCCGGCGCACCAAGGCCACCTGCGCGGGACCGCTCACCTTCGGCTCACGCATCCACCCCGGCAAGATGTACAAGGGCGTGGTCGACGTGGCAGAGCGCTTCGCCGAGGTCATCAACGAGGAGCTCAAGGGGCTGGTGGCGGCGGGCGCCGACTTCATCCAACTCGACGAGCCCGCGCGTGGCAATGTCTCCGGCGAGGAGATGGCGCGGCTCTACAACATGGCCACCGAGGGCGTGAAGGCCAAGCTCGCCTTCCACGTCTGCTTCGGCAACCGCTTCGGGCGCTCGCGCTTCGACCGGTCCTACCGCCCCTACTTTCCCGGGCTGCTGAAGGCGCGCGCCGACCAGTTCGTGCTGGAGTTTGCCGGACGCGAACTGGCGGAGCTGGATGTGTGGAAGGAGTTCGGCGCGGCGCGCGAGCTGGGCGCCGGCGTCATCGACGTGAAGGGCTTCTACACGGACTCCGCCGAGGACGTGGCCAAGCGCATCCGCCGGGTGCTCCAGGTGTGCCCGGCCGAGAAGCTCTACGTGAACCCGGACTGCGGGTTCGGCTGGTCACCCCGCTACATGTGCAACCAGAAGATCGGCGCGCTCGCCGCGGGCGCCGCCCTCGCCCGCAGCGAGCTCACCGGCCGCCGGTCCTAG
- a CDS encoding YceI family protein: protein MTSPSRFARALRGLALLLAVALAALAGPSEVRADTTRFRVLTEASQLGFHATSRLASADGRFSRFAGEVLADPADLASGRVRVSIEAASIDTGIGRRDNHLRSEDFLYVERFPTITFESTRAERDGGRLVLVGRLTLRGVTREVRVPVQVSVADGRLEARGRFEINRDEYGVSYDSILNPIGQKVRIDFALRAQAIR from the coding sequence ATGACCAGCCCGTCTCGTTTCGCGCGGGCGCTCCGCGGGCTCGCCCTGCTGCTCGCGGTGGCGCTCGCGGCGCTCGCCGGGCCGTCCGAGGTGCGCGCGGACACCACGCGCTTCCGGGTGCTGACCGAGGCGAGCCAGCTTGGCTTTCACGCGACCTCGCGCCTCGCGAGCGCGGATGGCCGATTCAGCCGATTCGCCGGCGAGGTGCTCGCGGATCCCGCCGACCTCGCGAGCGGTCGCGTCCGCGTGAGCATCGAGGCCGCGTCGATCGACACCGGCATCGGACGCCGCGACAACCACCTGCGCAGCGAGGATTTCCTCTACGTCGAGCGCTTCCCCACCATCACGTTCGAGAGCACGCGCGCGGAGCGCGACGGCGGCCGCCTCGTCCTCGTGGGACGTCTCACCTTGCGGGGCGTGACACGCGAGGTGCGGGTGCCGGTGCAAGTCAGTGTGGCCGATGGACGGCTCGAGGCACGGGGCCGGTTCGAGATCAACCGCGACGAGTACGGCGTCAGCTACGACTCGATCCTGAACCCGATCGGTCAGAAGGTCCGTATCGATTTCGCCCTTCGGGCCCAGGCGATTCGCTAG
- a CDS encoding phosphotransferase gives MTAPAMNVDATEAVRESHRFDVGRLERYLAERIDGFKGPLTVRQFMGGQSNPTYHLATPGAQYVLRRKPPGKLLPSAHAVDREYRVITALADSGVPVPKTYLLCQDDEVIGTWFYVMECVVGRVLTDPRLPEVPPADRAKMYDSMNEVLARLHTVDYKAIGLGDFGRTGQYIQRQFHRWTQQYRASETEHIESMEKLMAWLPEHIPAEDSTTLVHGDFRLGNSIVHPIEARIIAILDWELSTLGHPLSDLAYNCMPYRLPADSMEGFEGADLAGLGMPSESEYLAAYCRRTGRDGIKDWDFYVAFSMFRLSAIAQGIMGRVVAGTANDPHARSRGARARPLADAGWALVQKLG, from the coding sequence ATGACAGCCCCGGCCATGAACGTCGACGCCACCGAGGCGGTGCGCGAGTCGCATCGCTTCGATGTGGGGCGGCTCGAGCGCTATCTCGCCGAGCGCATTGACGGTTTCAAGGGCCCGCTCACCGTGCGACAGTTCATGGGCGGGCAGTCCAATCCCACCTACCATCTCGCCACGCCCGGCGCCCAGTACGTGCTCCGGCGCAAGCCCCCGGGCAAGCTCCTGCCCTCGGCCCACGCGGTCGACCGCGAGTACCGCGTCATCACCGCGCTGGCCGACTCGGGCGTGCCGGTGCCGAAGACCTATCTCCTGTGCCAGGACGACGAGGTTATCGGCACCTGGTTCTACGTGATGGAGTGCGTGGTCGGCCGCGTGCTCACCGACCCCCGGCTGCCGGAGGTCCCGCCCGCCGACCGGGCGAAGATGTACGACTCGATGAACGAGGTGCTGGCGCGCCTGCACACCGTGGACTACAAGGCCATCGGCCTCGGCGACTTCGGGCGCACCGGTCAGTACATTCAGCGTCAGTTCCACCGCTGGACCCAGCAGTACCGCGCCTCCGAGACCGAGCACATCGAGTCCATGGAAAAGCTCATGGCGTGGCTGCCCGAGCACATCCCCGCCGAGGACTCGACTACGTTGGTCCACGGGGACTTCCGGCTCGGGAACAGCATCGTGCACCCCATCGAGGCGCGCATCATCGCGATCCTCGACTGGGAGCTCTCGACCCTGGGCCATCCCCTGAGCGACCTCGCCTACAACTGCATGCCCTATCGCTTGCCCGCCGACAGCATGGAGGGCTTCGAGGGCGCCGACCTCGCTGGTCTCGGCATGCCGTCGGAGTCGGAGTACCTCGCCGCGTACTGCCGACGCACCGGGCGCGATGGCATCAAGGACTGGGACTTCTACGTCGCGTTCTCGATGTTCCGCCTCTCCGCCATCGCACAAGGCATCATGGGGCGCGTCGTCGCGGGCACCGCGAACGATCCCCACGCGCGCTCGCGCGGCGCCCGCGCCCGCCCGCTCGCGGATGCGGGCTGGGCCCTCGTCCAGAAGCTGGGCTGA
- a CDS encoding 3-hydroxyacyl-CoA dehydrogenase NAD-binding domain-containing protein — MADLVQYERRGSIGVITVNNPPVNALSQGVRQGLADALAAGIADAGVRALVLIGGGRTFIAGADIREFGKPPMPPDLNAVIAQYEGSPKLVVAAIHGTALGGGLEVAFGCHYRCAVAGGQVGFPEVKLGLLPGAGGTQRLPRLTGPEAALPLIVAGDPIPAAKAQALGIIDEIVPGDLLEGACAYAERLVAEGKPLRKIRDLGEKVRGTSPAVFAEFRKGLERSARGFFAPFRCVDAVEAAATLPFDEGLKRERELFAQCMQSTQSKAQIHVFFSEREVTKIPDVPKETPVKTIASAAVIGAGTMGGGIAMNFANAGIPVRVLEMSQEALDKGLAVVRKNYAATVEKGRLSQKDMDARMALIQGTLAYDAVAEADIVVEAVFEEMDVKKKVFAVLDKAAKPGAILASNTSTLDIDQMANATSRPGQVIGTHFFSPANVMRLLEIVRGKATSKDTIATTMELARRIRKVGVLVGNCDGFVGNRMLAPYLREAEFLVEEGATPQQVDKVIYDFGLPMGPFAMGDMAGLDVGWRIRKGKEASRNRRLRYSPIADRICEMGRFGQKTGAGWYRYEKGNRTPVPDPEIDALIAKTAKEQGIERRAIGDEEILKRCVYALINEGAKILEEGFALRSSDIDIIYIYGYGFPVHRGGPMFYADTVGPAAVYDDICKFQKQHGEQWQPAPLLERLAREGKKFGEL; from the coding sequence ATGGCAGATCTGGTGCAGTACGAGCGGCGCGGCAGCATCGGCGTCATCACCGTCAACAACCCGCCCGTCAACGCGCTGAGCCAGGGGGTGCGGCAGGGGCTCGCGGACGCCCTCGCCGCGGGCATCGCCGACGCCGGCGTGCGGGCGCTCGTCCTCATCGGCGGCGGGCGTACTTTCATCGCCGGCGCGGACATCCGCGAGTTCGGGAAGCCCCCCATGCCCCCCGATCTCAACGCGGTGATCGCGCAGTACGAGGGAAGCCCCAAGCTCGTGGTCGCGGCCATTCACGGCACCGCCCTCGGCGGCGGGCTCGAGGTAGCCTTTGGCTGTCACTACCGCTGTGCCGTCGCCGGCGGTCAGGTGGGATTCCCGGAGGTGAAGCTGGGCCTCTTGCCCGGGGCCGGCGGCACCCAGCGGCTGCCGCGGCTCACCGGACCCGAGGCCGCGCTACCGCTCATCGTGGCGGGTGACCCCATCCCGGCCGCCAAGGCCCAGGCTCTCGGCATCATCGACGAGATCGTGCCCGGCGACCTCCTCGAGGGCGCCTGCGCGTACGCGGAGCGCCTCGTCGCGGAGGGCAAGCCGCTGCGCAAGATCCGCGACCTGGGAGAGAAGGTGCGCGGGACGAGCCCCGCCGTGTTCGCCGAGTTCCGCAAGGGCCTCGAGCGGAGCGCCCGCGGGTTCTTCGCGCCGTTCCGCTGCGTGGACGCGGTGGAAGCCGCCGCCACCCTGCCGTTCGACGAGGGCCTCAAGCGCGAGCGCGAGCTGTTCGCCCAGTGCATGCAGTCCACCCAGTCGAAGGCGCAGATCCACGTGTTCTTCTCCGAGCGCGAGGTCACCAAGATCCCCGACGTGCCCAAGGAAACCCCCGTCAAGACGATCGCCTCGGCGGCGGTGATCGGCGCCGGGACCATGGGCGGCGGCATCGCGATGAACTTCGCCAACGCCGGCATTCCCGTGCGCGTGCTCGAGATGAGCCAGGAGGCGCTGGACAAGGGCCTCGCGGTGGTGCGGAAGAACTACGCGGCCACCGTGGAGAAGGGCCGGCTCAGCCAGAAGGACATGGACGCGCGCATGGCGCTGATCCAGGGCACGCTCGCCTACGACGCGGTGGCGGAGGCTGACATCGTCGTGGAGGCGGTGTTCGAGGAGATGGACGTCAAGAAGAAGGTGTTCGCGGTCCTCGACAAGGCGGCGAAGCCGGGCGCCATCCTCGCCAGCAACACCTCCACGCTGGACATCGACCAGATGGCGAACGCCACGTCGCGGCCGGGCCAGGTCATCGGCACCCACTTCTTCAGCCCCGCCAACGTGATGCGCCTCCTCGAAATCGTGCGCGGCAAGGCGACTTCGAAGGACACCATCGCCACCACCATGGAGCTGGCCCGCCGCATCCGCAAGGTGGGCGTGCTCGTGGGCAACTGCGACGGCTTCGTCGGCAATCGCATGCTCGCGCCGTATCTGCGCGAGGCCGAATTTCTCGTGGAGGAGGGGGCCACGCCGCAGCAGGTGGACAAGGTGATCTACGACTTCGGCTTGCCCATGGGTCCCTTCGCCATGGGCGACATGGCCGGCCTCGACGTGGGCTGGCGCATCCGCAAGGGCAAGGAGGCCAGCCGCAACCGTCGCCTGCGTTACTCGCCCATCGCCGACCGGATCTGCGAGATGGGCCGCTTCGGTCAGAAGACGGGCGCGGGCTGGTACCGCTACGAGAAAGGCAACCGCACGCCGGTGCCGGATCCCGAGATCGACGCCCTCATCGCGAAGACGGCCAAGGAGCAGGGCATCGAGCGCCGCGCGATCGGCGACGAGGAGATCCTCAAGCGCTGCGTCTACGCCCTCATCAACGAGGGCGCGAAGATCCTCGAGGAAGGCTTTGCGCTCAGATCGAGCGACATCGACATCATCTACATCTACGGCTACGGCTTCCCCGTCCATCGCGGTGGCCCGATGTTCTACGCGGACACCGTGGGCCCGGCGGCGGTCTACGACGACATCTGCAAGTTCCAGAAGCAGCACGGCGAGCAGTGGCAGCCCGCGCCGCTGCTCGAACGTCTGGCGCGGGAGGGGAAGAAGTTCGGCGAACTCTAG